One Nostoc sp. UHCC 0302 DNA window includes the following coding sequences:
- a CDS encoding heme-copper oxidase subunit III: MQSQTIDPAKTELNHHHAAEAVDGHHEEHPDHRLFGLIVFLIAEGMIFMGLFGAYLAFRATLPAWPPEGTPELELLLPGVNTVNLIASSFVMHNADTAIKKNDTQGARIWLAITAAMGAIFLVGQVYEYTHLEFGLTTNLFASAFYVLTGFHGLHVTLGVLAIVAVLWRSRVKGHYSSEKHFGIEAAEIYWHFVDVIWIILFGLIYLL; the protein is encoded by the coding sequence ATGCAAAGTCAAACTATTGACCCAGCTAAAACGGAACTTAATCATCACCACGCTGCGGAAGCGGTAGATGGTCATCACGAAGAACATCCAGATCATCGCCTGTTTGGGCTAATTGTCTTCCTCATTGCTGAGGGGATGATTTTCATGGGATTGTTTGGAGCTTATTTAGCTTTCCGTGCTACCTTACCTGCGTGGCCCCCTGAAGGTACACCAGAGTTAGAACTATTACTACCCGGAGTTAACACCGTAAATCTAATTGCTAGCAGTTTTGTCATGCATAATGCTGATACTGCTATCAAAAAGAATGATACGCAAGGTGCGCGTATTTGGTTGGCAATTACTGCGGCGATGGGTGCTATCTTCTTGGTAGGTCAGGTGTATGAATATACCCATTTAGAATTTGGTCTGACTACCAATTTGTTTGCGAGTGCGTTTTACGTTTTAACTGGCTTCCACGGACTGCACGTTACCCTTGGGGTTTTAGCGATTGTTGCTGTATTGTGGCGATCGCGCGTTAAGGGTCATTACAGTAGCGAAAAGCACTTTGGTATTGAAGCTGCCGAAATATATTGGCACTTTGTTGACGTAATTTGGATTATTCTGTTCGGATTAATCTATTTGCTTTGA
- a CDS encoding type II toxin-antitoxin system HicB family antitoxin, which produces MTGNLLKNVTNELSTVNYSVLVEVKEGGYQATVWGLQDCQVFAATREEALNNLHELVNIRLKNVEIVTQEIEAPKSEHPWMKFAGMYQDNPLFNDVLSNIEDYRRELDAEIGAEDEI; this is translated from the coding sequence ATGACTGGTAACTTACTGAAAAACGTAACTAATGAGCTATCCACAGTAAACTATTCAGTATTAGTTGAAGTAAAAGAAGGCGGATATCAAGCAACAGTGTGGGGTTTACAAGATTGTCAGGTATTTGCTGCAACGCGAGAAGAGGCACTGAATAATTTACATGAACTTGTGAATATTCGATTAAAAAATGTAGAAATAGTTACCCAAGAAATTGAAGCACCCAAATCAGAACATCCTTGGATGAAATTTGCAGGAATGTATCAAGACAATCCGCTATTTAATGATGTCTTATCAAACATCGAAGATTATCGCCGGGAACTCGATGCAGAAATTGGTGCAGAGGATGAAATTTGA
- a CDS encoding DUF2281 domain-containing protein has translation MNIEQAVLEKLRQLPVDQQQELLKFAEFLYQKSTSKTPLLSIRGLCADLAVDITEEDITQARKEMWGNFPRNIV, from the coding sequence ATGAATATTGAGCAAGCAGTCTTAGAAAAATTACGCCAGCTACCTGTAGATCAGCAGCAAGAGTTATTAAAGTTTGCAGAATTTTTATACCAAAAAAGTACTTCTAAAACTCCCTTACTTAGCATTAGAGGATTATGTGCTGACTTAGCAGTAGATATTACTGAAGAAGACATTACCCAAGCACGTAAAGAAATGTGGGGTAATTTTCCAAGGAATATTGTGTGA
- a CDS encoding type II toxin-antitoxin system VapC family toxin — translation MTSVVADTHTLIWYIFDLKRLSETALTTLEQAVNGGNPIYVSAISVVEIAYLVEKGRFTEEVLKRILNALDDPNVGIVLAPLDRNVSGAIQQIDRATVPDMPDRIIAATALSLGFPLVTRDLRIQALTSIQTIW, via the coding sequence ATGACATCAGTAGTTGCAGATACACACACTTTAATTTGGTATATTTTTGACTTAAAGAGGCTATCTGAAACTGCTTTAACAACTTTGGAACAAGCAGTGAATGGTGGTAATCCTATTTATGTTTCAGCCATCTCAGTAGTCGAAATTGCTTATTTGGTAGAAAAGGGGCGGTTCACTGAAGAAGTATTAAAACGAATTCTTAATGCTTTAGATGACCCTAATGTGGGTATCGTATTAGCACCTTTAGACCGTAATGTATCCGGAGCAATTCAGCAAATTGATCGAGCAACTGTTCCTGATATGCCTGATAGGATTATTGCAGCTACTGCTTTGTCTTTAGGTTTTCCCCTTGTTACCCGTGATTTACGAATTCAGGCACTAACCAGTATTCAAACAATTTGGTGA
- a CDS encoding type II toxin-antitoxin system Phd/YefM family antitoxin — MQKVTVEQIQQDPLKYLNQVEAGESFILIQADKSIAELKPIININKKLRPFGLCAGEFIVPDDFDAPLTHEVLNTFEGG; from the coding sequence GTGCAAAAAGTTACAGTTGAGCAAATCCAACAAGATCCTTTGAAGTACCTTAATCAAGTTGAGGCAGGTGAAAGCTTTATTCTTATCCAAGCAGATAAGTCCATCGCAGAATTAAAACCAATTATTAATATCAACAAAAAGCTACGACCATTTGGTTTATGTGCCGGAGAATTTATTGTGCCTGATGATTTTGATGCACCTCTAACTCATGAGGTTCTGAATACATTTGAGGGCGGGTGA
- a CDS encoding GGDEF domain-containing protein — translation MSISILVFGSNTFLTTLPDQISCSDAFSVEVITNVNQAVSRIQTTPPDIILVQASLDGSMELCGWLKDQTKLSWIYCIMFEDRPQQLTQRGKYGLHRELEMTAAALRQGADAYIWQLPEQTLAELSANHQLILSQLTVGLRKAQKYRDLLRTNDLLSAIALSDTLTELNNRRALEWDLPRQIQKARTQEIPLSLIMLDVDYFKNVNDTYGHLVGDRLLQLLCTRMRHNLRFQDTPFRYGGEEFVVILGKTTADEALIVARRLNRLVSEQPFAINNKLAIDITISLGTASLVAADDERGESLLNRADQCLLQAKAAGRNRVIGCEYLSPISHGKNVSSHSTESSVALSTDS, via the coding sequence ATGAGTATTTCTATTCTGGTCTTTGGAAGCAATACATTTCTCACCACACTTCCAGATCAGATCAGTTGTTCAGACGCTTTTAGCGTAGAAGTTATTACCAATGTCAATCAAGCGGTATCGCGAATTCAAACTACACCGCCAGATATAATACTTGTGCAGGCTAGCCTGGATGGCAGTATGGAATTGTGTGGTTGGTTGAAAGACCAGACAAAGCTATCCTGGATATATTGTATTATGTTCGAAGATCGGCCCCAGCAGCTAACCCAGAGAGGTAAGTATGGCTTGCACAGGGAGTTAGAGATGACTGCCGCAGCACTAAGACAAGGAGCCGATGCCTACATTTGGCAGCTTCCAGAGCAGACTTTGGCCGAGTTGAGCGCTAACCATCAGCTAATACTATCTCAATTAACAGTTGGCTTGCGGAAAGCACAAAAATATCGCGATCTGCTGCGGACGAACGATTTGTTGTCAGCGATCGCCCTATCTGATACGTTGACAGAATTGAATAATCGTCGTGCTTTGGAATGGGACTTACCCCGTCAAATTCAAAAAGCTCGGACTCAAGAAATTCCTTTGAGTTTGATTATGTTAGATGTAGATTATTTTAAGAACGTCAACGATACCTACGGACATTTAGTTGGCGATCGCCTTTTGCAGTTGCTCTGTACCCGGATGCGCCACAATTTACGCTTTCAAGACACTCCATTCCGTTATGGGGGCGAAGAATTTGTAGTTATTCTAGGTAAAACTACTGCTGATGAAGCATTAATAGTAGCACGCCGTCTCAATCGCCTAGTCAGCGAACAACCGTTTGCAATCAACAACAAACTAGCTATCGATATCACAATCAGCTTGGGTACTGCATCTCTAGTAGCAGCGGACGACGAACGAGGAGAGAGCCTACTAAATCGTGCAGATCAATGCTTGTTACAAGCTAAAGCTGCTGGACGCAACCGAGTTATTGGTTGCGAATACTTATCCCCTATATCACACGGGAAAAATGTTTCCTCTCACAGTACTGAATCTTCAGTAGCGCTGAGTACTGACTCTTAA
- a CDS encoding pitrilysin family protein, with amino-acid sequence MKPRSYILIGLFLSLFLSTAPFSDNLTNAATPTAAPPVSAVSFTQGVQKTVLDNGLTVLTKEVHTAPVVSVQVWYKVGSRNEGAGVNGISHQLEHLMFKGTTARPVQFGRLFSALGSQFNAFTSYDETVYYGTVQRDKLEALLILEADRMENALVESEQLKSEKRVVISELQGYENSPSYRLDRAVMRAAFPNRAYGLPVGGTKADVEKFTLEQVRNYYQTYYSPENATLVITGDFATEPVLKVVKETYGKLPKRDKTAAAKNPALVSATTVIAKKEPIVLKQPGSTALLQAVYPLPDIKHPDVPAIDVMDAILTGGRSSRLYQALVESGLASSVSGGAAELIEPGWYEISATAAPSQQLSKIAQVLQQTLTKLQQQPVTQEELNRAKTQLQASYVLGNQDITSQANQLGYNETVAGDYHFIERYLAAIAKVTPEEVLRVAKTYLNPAKQTIGYFEPTQLDGKPGTSNAGSGRTVENFSPGKPVDPAELAKYLPPATSVTDSSKQSLPQQFTLANGLRVLLLSDRSLPTINLSGNIDAGSEFDGNQKAGLATLTASNLINGTQTKNALTIAKTLEDRGASLDFSASREGVSISGQGLSANLPILIQTLADVVKNATFPTAQLELSRQRALTNLKVQLDDPRGLGRRVFQQAIYPENHPFYSFPTAETLKSISRDDLLRFYQEHYRPDTTTIALVGDFDPVKVKALLNQEFGKWPATGKPPALKLPTVPALQTLKQVNKVIPGKTEAVTYIGYNGISRKDPRYYAALILNQILGGDTLSSRLGTEVRDRQGLTYGIYSGFAAGVNPGPFLIQMQTAPGDAQKAIGSTLGLLKQLREQGVTEAELNTAKRSITNSYPVDLANPSDVSSIILDNDVYGLSPAEIRDFPKKIQAVTMAQVQQAIQDLIKPGNLVIVTAGPGDAVSKGS; translated from the coding sequence ATGAAGCCACGCTCATACATACTTATAGGGTTGTTCCTCAGCCTTTTCTTAAGTACCGCGCCATTTTCGGATAATTTAACCAATGCTGCTACCCCTACAGCAGCCCCACCTGTGTCTGCTGTATCCTTCACCCAAGGGGTGCAGAAAACGGTCTTGGATAATGGTTTAACGGTGTTAACCAAAGAAGTCCATACCGCTCCGGTGGTAAGTGTCCAGGTTTGGTATAAGGTTGGCTCGCGCAATGAGGGTGCAGGAGTAAATGGCATCTCTCACCAATTAGAGCATTTGATGTTCAAGGGTACTACTGCTCGTCCAGTGCAGTTTGGACGACTGTTTAGTGCTTTGGGCAGTCAGTTCAATGCTTTTACCAGTTATGACGAAACAGTTTACTATGGCACAGTACAGCGGGATAAGCTGGAAGCATTGCTGATACTAGAAGCCGATCGCATGGAAAATGCCTTAGTTGAGTCTGAGCAACTCAAGAGTGAAAAGCGAGTGGTGATCTCTGAGTTGCAAGGTTATGAAAACTCACCTAGCTATCGTCTTGATCGGGCAGTGATGCGAGCAGCTTTCCCCAATCGAGCCTATGGCTTACCTGTGGGAGGTACAAAAGCCGATGTAGAGAAATTTACGCTAGAACAAGTACGTAATTATTACCAAACTTACTACAGTCCAGAGAATGCAACTTTGGTGATTACAGGTGATTTTGCTACAGAACCTGTACTCAAAGTGGTTAAAGAAACTTACGGCAAGCTGCCAAAACGAGACAAAACGGCAGCGGCTAAAAATCCAGCTTTGGTGAGTGCGACTACTGTTATTGCCAAGAAAGAGCCAATTGTTTTAAAACAACCTGGAAGTACGGCACTATTACAAGCCGTTTATCCGCTACCAGACATTAAGCATCCTGATGTACCAGCGATTGATGTGATGGATGCCATTCTAACGGGTGGACGTAGTTCCAGGCTTTATCAAGCTTTGGTAGAATCTGGACTCGCCAGTTCAGTTAGTGGAGGTGCTGCTGAACTGATTGAACCGGGTTGGTATGAAATTAGTGCTACGGCAGCGCCAAGTCAACAGTTAAGTAAGATTGCTCAGGTACTCCAGCAAACTTTGACAAAATTACAGCAGCAGCCAGTCACTCAAGAAGAATTGAACCGCGCGAAGACACAGCTACAAGCCTCCTATGTACTGGGTAACCAGGACATCACCAGTCAAGCAAATCAACTGGGTTATAACGAAACTGTCGCGGGTGATTATCATTTTATTGAACGGTATCTGGCTGCGATCGCTAAAGTCACTCCAGAGGAAGTACTGCGAGTAGCCAAAACTTACCTCAATCCTGCTAAACAAACCATCGGTTATTTTGAACCAACCCAACTAGATGGAAAACCAGGAACTTCCAATGCTGGTTCTGGTCGCACAGTGGAAAACTTTAGCCCTGGTAAGCCCGTAGATCCAGCAGAACTGGCGAAATACTTGCCACCCGCAACCTCAGTAACAGATTCTAGTAAACAATCGCTACCACAACAATTTACCCTAGCCAATGGCTTGCGGGTTTTGTTATTGAGCGATCGCAGTCTCCCCACAATTAATCTTAGTGGCAACATTGATGCTGGCAGTGAGTTTGATGGCAATCAAAAAGCTGGATTAGCAACTTTGACTGCTAGTAACTTAATTAATGGCACGCAGACTAAAAATGCTCTAACCATAGCAAAAACCTTAGAAGACCGGGGAGCTAGTCTAGATTTTAGTGCTAGCCGCGAAGGAGTCAGCATTAGTGGTCAAGGACTTTCAGCAAATCTGCCGATATTAATTCAAACTCTGGCTGATGTGGTAAAAAATGCTACTTTTCCGACTGCACAGTTGGAACTTAGTCGTCAGCGGGCGTTGACTAATCTCAAAGTGCAGCTAGATGACCCCAGAGGTTTGGGAAGACGGGTATTCCAGCAAGCAATTTACCCAGAAAATCATCCGTTCTACAGCTTTCCCACAGCCGAGACTCTAAAGAGTATCTCTCGCGATGATTTGCTCCGCTTTTATCAAGAACACTACCGTCCAGATACCACAACGATCGCTTTAGTTGGTGACTTCGATCCAGTTAAGGTGAAAGCATTACTCAATCAGGAGTTCGGCAAATGGCCAGCTACAGGTAAGCCACCTGCTCTGAAGTTGCCGACTGTACCAGCACTGCAAACCTTGAAACAGGTAAATAAGGTGATTCCTGGTAAGACAGAAGCTGTTACTTACATTGGCTACAATGGCATTTCTCGAAAAGACCCGCGTTACTATGCGGCACTGATACTGAATCAGATTTTAGGCGGTGATACCTTATCTAGCCGTTTGGGTACTGAAGTACGCGATCGCCAAGGTCTAACCTACGGTATTTACAGTGGATTTGCTGCCGGAGTCAATCCTGGCCCCTTCTTGATTCAGATGCAGACTGCTCCTGGGGATGCTCAAAAAGCGATCGGTAGCACCCTTGGTTTACTCAAACAGTTGCGTGAGCAAGGAGTAACTGAGGCTGAATTAAACACGGCAAAACGCTCGATTACTAACAGTTATCCTGTGGATTTAGCTAATCCCAGTGATGTATCTAGCATCATTTTGGATAATGATGTCTATGGGCTTTCTCCAGCAGAAATTCGAGATTTTCCTAAGAAAATTCAAGCAGTTACTATGGCTCAGGTACAGCAGGCAATCCAGGATTTAATTAAGCCAGGAAATTTGGTGATAGTTACAGCTGGCCCTGGAGACGCTGTATCAAAGGGCAGTTAA
- a CDS encoding type II toxin-antitoxin system VapC family toxin: MSLWILDTDTLTLFQNQHSLIKQRINEVNSENIAVTVITVEEQMRGWLDAIRQSSEAQRLRWGYLGLQQAVEFFNIIRILDFDETAINCYTKLKKQKIRIGTQDLRIASIAISNNGILVTRNQRDFSRIPGLQFEDWTVEN, translated from the coding sequence ATGAGTTTGTGGATACTAGATACAGATACTCTGACATTATTTCAAAACCAGCACTCTTTGATTAAACAACGTATAAATGAAGTAAATTCTGAAAATATTGCTGTCACTGTAATTACAGTTGAAGAACAAATGCGTGGATGGTTGGATGCTATTCGACAGTCTTCAGAAGCCCAAAGACTCAGATGGGGCTATTTAGGATTGCAACAGGCAGTAGAGTTTTTTAACATAATTAGAATACTTGATTTTGATGAAACAGCTATAAATTGTTATACAAAATTAAAGAAACAAAAAATTCGTATTGGTACGCAAGATTTACGAATAGCGTCAATTGCAATTTCTAATAATGGGATTTTAGTAACACGGAATCAGCGTGATTTTTCCCGGATTCCTGGGTTACAGTTTGAAGATTGGACGGTGGAGAATTAA
- a CDS encoding heavy-metal-associated domain-containing protein — protein sequence MALKLKVSDIACEGCAETITESIHVMEPDAKVNVDVNTKTVTVESAASEETIKQVIVAAGYTVEGY from the coding sequence ATGGCTCTAAAACTAAAAGTATCAGACATTGCTTGTGAAGGCTGTGCAGAAACAATTACTGAATCGATTCATGTAATGGAACCCGACGCCAAAGTGAATGTTGATGTCAATACTAAAACTGTCACAGTAGAATCCGCAGCTTCTGAAGAGACAATCAAACAAGTAATTGTTGCTGCTGGCTATACCGTTGAAGGTTATTAA
- the alaS gene encoding alanine--tRNA ligase, with amino-acid sequence MSSTPQYFSGNEIRAKFLDFYAQRGHQVLPSASLVPEDPTVLLTIAGMLPFKPIFLGQRTPEFKRATTSQKCIRTNDIENVGRTKRHQTFFEMLGNFSFGDYFKEQAIAWGWEISTKVFGLSPKNLVVSVFQEDDEAHNIWRDQIGVPEARIKRLGEDDNFWVSGPTGPCGPCSEIYYDFHPERGDDNIDLEDDSRFIEFYNLVFMQYNRDVSGNLTPLQNKNIDTGMGLERITQILQQVPNNYETDLIFPIIQTAAQIAAIDYHSSDEKTKVSLKVIGDHVRAVVHLIADEIRASNVGRGYILRRLIRRVVRHGRLIGITSEFITQVAESAIALSQSAYPNVRQREAAIKAELQREESNFLKTLDRGEKLLEEIIQEVKQQGKTSISGESAFTLYDTYGFPLELTQEIAEENNLTVDEVGFNAEMQKQVERAKAAHETIDLTVQGSLDKLAEHIHATEFLGYTQPAVTAKVEAILVEGVSQEEAEAGTEVQIVLDQTPFYAESGGQIGDRGYISDDGIVVRIDDVKKESDFFVHFGHIERGTLRVGDNITAQIDRACRRRLQANHTATHLLQAALKKIVDEGISQAGSLVSFDRLRFDFNCPRPLTAEEVQQIEEQVNTWIAEAHAAKVEVLPLAEAKARGAVAMFGEKYGEEVRVIDFPSVSMELCGGTHVSNTAEIGVFKIISEAGVASGVRRIEAVSGPAILDYLNIRDKVVRDLSDRFKVKPEELPDRITSLQTELRNSEKQLATLKSQLAIAKSDSLLQTVETIGDYKILVAQLEDVDPESLKTAAERLLQKIGNGAVVLGSVPEAGKVSIVAAFSPEVNKKGLQAGKFVGNIAKICGGGGGGRPNLAQAGGRDASKLPEALEQARSELKSGLS; translated from the coding sequence ATGTCTTCAACTCCCCAGTATTTCAGCGGTAACGAAATTCGCGCTAAATTCCTTGACTTCTATGCCCAAAGGGGACACCAAGTTCTTCCGAGTGCCTCCCTTGTGCCAGAAGACCCAACCGTGCTGCTGACGATCGCGGGGATGCTACCATTTAAACCGATATTCTTAGGACAGCGCACGCCAGAATTCAAACGGGCTACGACTTCCCAAAAATGCATCCGTACTAATGATATTGAGAATGTAGGACGTACCAAACGGCATCAAACGTTCTTTGAGATGCTGGGTAATTTCAGTTTTGGTGATTATTTTAAAGAACAAGCGATCGCTTGGGGTTGGGAAATCTCCACAAAAGTCTTTGGTTTATCGCCAAAAAACCTAGTTGTCAGCGTTTTTCAAGAAGATGATGAAGCACATAACATCTGGCGCGACCAAATCGGCGTACCGGAAGCTAGGATTAAACGTTTAGGTGAAGATGATAACTTTTGGGTATCTGGGCCGACTGGGCCTTGTGGGCCTTGTTCCGAAATATATTATGACTTCCACCCAGAACGCGGCGACGACAATATTGATTTAGAAGACGACTCCCGATTTATCGAGTTTTATAACCTCGTCTTCATGCAATACAACCGGGATGTATCAGGCAATTTAACACCGCTGCAAAATAAGAACATTGACACCGGCATGGGTTTGGAGAGAATAACGCAAATTCTCCAACAAGTGCCGAATAACTATGAAACTGACCTGATTTTTCCGATTATCCAAACAGCGGCGCAAATTGCAGCTATTGATTATCATAGCAGCGATGAAAAAACTAAAGTCTCCCTAAAAGTTATAGGTGATCATGTTCGTGCAGTCGTCCATCTGATTGCTGATGAAATCCGCGCCTCCAACGTGGGACGGGGTTATATATTGCGGCGGTTGATTCGGCGTGTGGTGCGTCACGGAAGATTAATAGGCATTACTAGTGAATTTATCACTCAAGTTGCTGAAAGTGCGATCGCACTTTCCCAATCAGCTTACCCCAATGTGCGGCAACGGGAAGCAGCAATTAAAGCTGAGTTGCAACGGGAAGAATCCAATTTCCTCAAAACTTTGGATAGAGGTGAAAAACTTTTAGAAGAAATCATCCAAGAGGTGAAGCAACAAGGAAAAACCTCTATTAGCGGTGAAAGTGCTTTTACTCTATACGATACCTACGGTTTTCCCCTCGAACTTACTCAAGAAATCGCTGAGGAAAATAATCTCACAGTAGATGAAGTTGGATTTAATGCCGAGATGCAAAAGCAGGTGGAACGTGCCAAAGCAGCACACGAAACCATCGATTTAACTGTGCAAGGTTCTCTCGATAAACTTGCAGAACACATCCACGCAACTGAGTTTTTAGGTTATACCCAACCTGCGGTAACGGCAAAAGTCGAAGCGATATTAGTAGAAGGCGTTTCCCAAGAAGAAGCTGAAGCAGGAACCGAAGTGCAAATCGTGCTTGACCAAACCCCATTTTATGCCGAATCTGGGGGACAAATTGGCGATCGCGGTTATATCTCTGATGATGGCATTGTCGTTCGCATTGATGACGTGAAAAAAGAATCAGATTTCTTCGTTCATTTCGGACACATCGAACGCGGTACACTGCGCGTTGGCGATAATATCACCGCCCAAATAGATAGGGCTTGTCGGCGTCGCCTCCAAGCTAACCATACTGCAACGCACCTGCTGCAAGCCGCACTCAAGAAAATTGTTGATGAGGGAATATCACAAGCGGGTTCCTTGGTTTCCTTTGACAGGTTGCGGTTTGACTTTAACTGTCCGCGTCCCCTGACAGCAGAAGAAGTGCAACAAATTGAGGAACAGGTTAACACTTGGATAGCTGAAGCACACGCTGCAAAAGTGGAAGTATTACCTTTAGCAGAAGCCAAAGCTAGGGGTGCTGTTGCTATGTTCGGCGAAAAGTACGGCGAAGAAGTACGCGTGATTGATTTCCCTAGCGTGTCGATGGAACTTTGCGGCGGTACTCATGTCAGTAATACTGCGGAAATTGGTGTGTTCAAGATTATCTCAGAGGCTGGTGTAGCTTCTGGGGTGCGACGCATTGAAGCTGTTTCCGGGCCTGCGATACTGGATTATCTCAACATTCGGGATAAAGTAGTGAGAGATTTAAGCGATCGCTTTAAAGTAAAACCCGAAGAACTTCCAGATAGAATCACAAGTCTGCAAACCGAACTGAGAAATAGTGAAAAACAGTTAGCAACACTAAAATCACAGTTAGCTATTGCTAAATCTGATAGCCTGCTGCAAACAGTTGAAACCATCGGCGATTATAAAATTCTCGTTGCCCAATTGGAAGATGTTGACCCGGAATCTTTGAAAACCGCAGCCGAACGCTTATTACAAAAAATCGGTAACGGTGCAGTAGTGTTGGGTTCCGTTCCCGAAGCTGGGAAAGTTAGCATAGTTGCAGCTTTCAGTCCTGAAGTGAATAAAAAGGGACTGCAAGCAGGTAAATTTGTCGGTAATATTGCTAAAATCTGCGGCGGTGGCGGCGGCGGAAGACCAAATTTAGCCCAAGCCGGGGGACGCGATGCAAGTAAATTACCAGAAGCGTTGGAACAAGCCCGAAGTGAATTAAAATCTGGGTTGAGTTAA
- a CDS encoding ATP-dependent Zn protease, with protein sequence MSKTALNLVAISVFLITFSSLLGPFIHLSPTVPAVATFTILGLATLDSFSLQGKGGTILLDWIAGFSPEHRDRIIHHEAGHFLTAYLLGIPVTGYTLSAWEAWKQGQPGQGGVTFDDRELASQLDVDKISVPMVERYCTLWMAGIAAETLVFDNAEGGSDDKNKLNSLLTVLGFSESNCQQKQRFHALQAKTLLQENWSKYQALVKAMQQRASVADCQNAIASAEF encoded by the coding sequence ATGAGCAAAACTGCCCTGAATTTAGTTGCGATTTCTGTCTTTCTCATAACTTTTTCCAGCCTATTAGGGCCATTTATTCATTTGTCGCCCACAGTACCAGCAGTTGCGACCTTCACCATCTTGGGATTAGCGACGTTAGATAGTTTCAGCTTACAAGGGAAGGGAGGTACTATCCTTTTAGATTGGATTGCTGGTTTTTCACCGGAACATCGCGATCGCATTATCCACCATGAAGCAGGACATTTTCTAACTGCTTACCTGCTGGGTATTCCTGTTACAGGCTATACTCTCAGTGCCTGGGAAGCCTGGAAGCAGGGTCAACCAGGTCAAGGTGGTGTTACTTTTGATGATCGGGAATTAGCATCTCAATTGGATGTAGATAAAATCAGCGTCCCAATGGTGGAGCGTTACTGCACTCTTTGGATGGCGGGAATTGCTGCCGAAACGCTTGTTTTTGATAATGCTGAAGGTGGATCTGATGATAAAAACAAGCTAAACAGTTTATTGACAGTTTTGGGGTTTTCTGAATCTAATTGTCAGCAGAAACAGCGATTTCATGCTCTCCAGGCAAAAACCTTATTGCAAGAAAATTGGTCTAAATATCAAGCCTTAGTCAAGGCTATGCAACAACGTGCTTCAGTCGCAGATTGTCAAAATGCGATCGCAAGTGCTGAGTTTTAA